From a region of the Candidatus Binatia bacterium genome:
- a CDS encoding alcohol dehydrogenase catalytic domain-containing protein, whose amino-acid sequence MRAAYCVEPGRIEVRETAMPEPRDGEVVVRVRNCGICGSDLHFFTGQFPPPPVCPGHEISGEVARLGSGVRRVREGDAVVIEPLVPCRVCNFCLSGNYQLCPDLRLLGNMIDGGFADFVRVPEAAVFPMPQRLDWAVAALAEPLSVAWHGLRIAPMRPGDRVCVLGAGTIGLLSVAAAHWSGASEVWATARHPHQAEAARRLGAARVFTGANAYAEVCEAASERAPDIVVETVGGHADTLEQALPLVRRGGTVVVLGVFTTMPRLNGILLVVK is encoded by the coding sequence GTGCGTGCAGCATATTGTGTGGAGCCGGGAAGGATCGAGGTGCGGGAAACAGCGATGCCCGAGCCTAGGGACGGTGAGGTCGTCGTGCGCGTGCGCAACTGTGGAATTTGCGGTAGCGACTTGCATTTTTTTACTGGGCAGTTCCCCCCGCCGCCTGTCTGTCCTGGGCACGAGATCAGTGGTGAGGTGGCGCGCCTGGGCAGTGGGGTGCGCCGGGTGCGAGAAGGGGATGCCGTTGTCATAGAACCGCTGGTCCCATGCCGAGTATGTAACTTCTGTCTGAGCGGGAACTATCAACTTTGCCCAGACCTCCGATTGCTCGGAAATATGATCGATGGTGGTTTTGCCGACTTCGTCCGCGTGCCGGAGGCGGCCGTGTTTCCGATGCCACAGAGGCTGGATTGGGCCGTTGCGGCACTGGCGGAGCCCCTGAGCGTAGCGTGGCACGGGCTGCGCATTGCGCCTATGCGGCCTGGAGACCGCGTGTGTGTGCTCGGAGCAGGTACAATTGGCCTTCTCTCTGTGGCTGCGGCACATTGGAGTGGTGCCAGCGAGGTGTGGGCTACCGCGCGGCACCCGCACCAAGCGGAGGCAGCCCGTCGCTTAGGAGCGGCGCGCGTGTTCACCGGCGCCAACGCGTACGCGGAAGTGTGCGAAGCCGCCTCTGAGCGCGCACCTGATATCGTCGTGGAGACAGTGGGGGGACACGCGGACACGCTTGAACAGGCGTTGCCGTTGGTGCGCCGTGGGGGAACCGTGGTCGTGCTTGGGGTTTTTACCACGATGCCGCGCCTGAACGGCATTTTGCTGGTGGTTAAGGA
- a CDS encoding HupE/UreJ family protein — protein sequence MNGRTGGSRSAQLPWLTAALVLAVATVARAHDRTHSYSTWRFNGTHVEVTFRMAELDATHFSWGVYPSASRDREFAAYAVSQLRLFVDDAPCAVVSPPRVLHPGGGRLAAQWGLACPHGTRVRVRSDVLFDVVPTHLHFARVEGFPISPPERVLTSTQREWLLLSAAGGKGAVPGGFATYLWLGIEHIASGYDHLVFVLALILVGGSLSALAKVITSFTLAHSVTLALSALGWVRPEASAVEALIGFSIVMVAVENFWLRAKGQWAGPWGLVAALVAVALAAFAGAGKVPPVVAAGLALFSAAFFAWARDVQHSESLRWSVAFLFGLVHGFGFASVLLDVGLPPTALALSLGGFNVGVELGQLAVVATAWPVLQWLRRCHPRAGGWLVDGGSGVVLAAGTYWFLSRAYA from the coding sequence ATGAACGGACGCACAGGTGGGAGCAGAAGTGCTCAATTGCCATGGCTTACTGCTGCCCTCGTGCTTGCCGTCGCCACAGTAGCGCGGGCGCACGATCGCACGCACTCTTACTCCACCTGGCGATTCAATGGAACGCATGTGGAAGTGACCTTTCGCATGGCCGAGTTGGATGCCACGCACTTTTCTTGGGGCGTGTACCCGAGCGCTAGTCGCGATCGTGAATTTGCCGCTTATGCGGTCAGCCAACTGCGGCTGTTCGTAGATGATGCGCCGTGTGCCGTAGTGTCGCCGCCGCGCGTCCTCCACCCCGGTGGTGGCCGCTTGGCAGCGCAGTGGGGGCTCGCGTGCCCGCACGGCACCCGGGTGCGTGTGCGTAGCGATGTGTTGTTCGATGTCGTGCCGACCCATTTGCACTTTGCGCGTGTGGAAGGCTTTCCGATATCGCCGCCCGAGCGCGTGCTCACGTCAACCCAACGCGAATGGCTGTTGCTCAGTGCTGCCGGCGGCAAAGGCGCCGTCCCAGGTGGCTTTGCCACCTACCTATGGCTGGGAATTGAGCACATCGCGAGCGGGTACGATCACCTGGTGTTTGTACTTGCGTTGATTTTGGTGGGCGGTTCGTTGTCGGCGCTCGCCAAGGTGATCACGTCGTTTACGCTTGCGCACAGCGTCACCTTGGCTCTGTCGGCTCTGGGTTGGGTGCGACCGGAGGCAAGTGCGGTGGAGGCGCTCATTGGGTTTTCGATCGTCATGGTGGCGGTGGAAAATTTCTGGTTGCGTGCAAAGGGCCAATGGGCGGGCCCGTGGGGGCTTGTGGCTGCACTGGTCGCGGTGGCGCTCGCGGCTTTTGCCGGCGCAGGCAAGGTGCCGCCAGTGGTGGCCGCTGGATTGGCGCTGTTTTCTGCCGCGTTTTTCGCCTGGGCGCGGGATGTCCAGCATTCCGAGTCGTTACGCTGGAGTGTGGCGTTTCTCTTTGGTTTGGTACACGGGTTTGGCTTTGCTTCGGTGCTGCTCGACGTCGGCTTGCCGCCGACGGCGTTGGCTCTGTCATTAGGTGGCTTCAACGTCGGCGTGGAACTCGGCCAATTGGCCGTGGTCGCGACCGCGTGGCCTGTGCTGCAATGGTTGCGGCGTTGCCATCCGCGCGCGGGCGGCTGGCTGGTGGATGGGGGATCGGGTGTGGTTTTAGCCGCAGGAACGTACTGGTTTTTGTCGCGCGCCTACGCGTAG
- a CDS encoding peptidylprolyl isomerase — MAEPGTRVVESDLSPPAELVIATPSSRRRIRWLSGLGMLGGVALTAFGLVAPQGGGERLPPDAVARVGGALISRAEYERTLQALASDRKSPLTPEDRALAVQRLIDEELLLQRALELELPRTDLRARRALVSAVIDSVVATQENVEVSEAELERFYEANRDWFTGPELLRVRQIWFPIAAPQEAAAVEGRARAIHQRILNGESFEALRAAAGQEESPPLPDALLPLSKLGELLGPTAVRVLADLPTGSVSAPVRSATGVHIFHVVERRQGEPPPFAEIRPQVANEFRRQAAEQALRTYLDELRARADVVVAPDVAADIRGQAR, encoded by the coding sequence ATGGCCGAACCAGGAACGCGCGTGGTCGAGTCCGATTTATCTCCGCCCGCCGAGCTAGTGATTGCAACGCCCTCCTCGCGTAGACGAATTCGTTGGCTTTCCGGTCTCGGGATGCTAGGTGGCGTCGCTCTCACCGCTTTTGGGCTGGTGGCCCCTCAGGGCGGGGGTGAACGGCTTCCCCCTGATGCTGTGGCGAGGGTCGGCGGTGCGCTTATCTCAAGGGCGGAGTACGAACGTACTCTCCAAGCGCTGGCGAGCGATCGAAAATCGCCGCTGACTCCCGAGGATCGCGCTTTGGCTGTGCAGCGACTCATCGACGAGGAGTTGTTGCTGCAGCGCGCCTTGGAACTGGAATTACCGCGGACCGACCTGCGCGCCCGCCGTGCCTTGGTGAGTGCTGTGATCGATTCGGTGGTCGCCACACAGGAAAATGTGGAGGTCAGCGAGGCCGAGCTTGAGCGCTTTTACGAGGCCAACCGCGACTGGTTCACTGGGCCGGAGTTGTTGCGAGTCCGGCAAATTTGGTTTCCCATTGCCGCGCCGCAGGAAGCGGCAGCGGTGGAGGGTCGTGCGCGGGCTATTCACCAGCGGATTCTCAATGGGGAGAGCTTCGAAGCCTTGCGGGCCGCTGCTGGGCAGGAGGAGTCGCCACCGCTACCCGACGCACTCTTGCCGTTGAGCAAACTCGGGGAGTTGTTGGGCCCCACTGCAGTGCGAGTCCTTGCAGACTTGCCCACGGGTAGCGTGAGCGCGCCGGTTCGCTCCGCCACCGGTGTACACATTTTCCATGTCGTCGAGCGGCGTCAGGGGGAACCGCCGCCGTTTGCGGAGATTCGGCCGCAGGTGGCCAACGAATTTCGCCGACAAGCTGCGGAGCAGGCTTTGCGTACGTATCTCGACGAATTGCGCGCACGTGCCGATGTTGTCGTCGCTCCCGACGTCGCTGCGGACATCCGAGGGCAAGCGCGATGA